A single Sutterella megalosphaeroides DNA region contains:
- a CDS encoding amino acid permease, which translates to MDTADSDNGASGRFQRTMKARHLIMLSLGGVIGTGLFFNTGGMIASAGAFGTLLAYAAGALMIYAVMQSLGELSVAMPVTGSIHTFASAFISPATGFTAAMLYMVTWVVAMGTNLLAAAFSMAYWFPNVEIWMWCAVFLALLAVMNFFSTRLFAEGEFVFSLVKVVMIQIVILFGGLAIFGILPLSDGSPTPYFSNITAHGWFPNGLAPVFAAMTTVTFAFLGTELIGVAAGETESPEHVIPMAIRTTVIRLVVFFMGTVLVLAALVPVETAGVTKSPFIVVFERLGIPYATDILNFVILTAVLSAANSGLYASGRMIWSLAYEGLLPKKLAEQNERGVPVRALAVALAGGMLALLSGVFAADTVLIVLTSITGFSALIVWGSICLSHYNFRRRWLKSGKTLEMLRYRAPLFPFLPILGGLMCAGSLVGLAFDERQQAALWTGIPFVILCYAIHARIEKRRKAAATETGSQTAGATALEGADD; encoded by the coding sequence ATGGATACAGCGGATTCGGACAACGGGGCTTCGGGCCGATTTCAACGAACGATGAAGGCTCGTCACCTCATCATGCTCTCGCTCGGCGGCGTGATCGGTACGGGGCTCTTCTTTAATACAGGGGGGATGATCGCGTCGGCCGGGGCCTTCGGGACGCTTCTTGCGTACGCCGCGGGGGCGCTCATGATCTACGCCGTGATGCAGAGCTTGGGGGAACTCTCGGTCGCGATGCCCGTGACGGGGAGCATCCACACCTTTGCATCCGCCTTCATTTCGCCCGCCACGGGCTTTACGGCGGCGATGCTCTATATGGTGACGTGGGTGGTGGCGATGGGCACGAACCTCCTCGCCGCCGCCTTCTCGATGGCGTACTGGTTCCCGAACGTCGAAATCTGGATGTGGTGTGCGGTGTTCCTTGCGCTCCTTGCCGTGATGAATTTCTTCTCGACCCGGCTCTTTGCGGAAGGCGAATTCGTCTTTTCGCTCGTCAAGGTCGTGATGATCCAGATCGTGATCCTCTTCGGGGGCCTGGCGATCTTCGGGATTCTGCCGCTCTCGGACGGGTCGCCGACCCCCTACTTCTCGAACATCACGGCGCACGGGTGGTTCCCGAACGGGCTCGCGCCCGTCTTTGCCGCCATGACGACCGTGACGTTTGCATTCCTCGGGACCGAATTGATCGGCGTTGCGGCCGGTGAAACGGAAAGCCCCGAGCACGTCATTCCGATGGCGATCCGTACGACCGTGATCCGTCTCGTGGTTTTCTTTATGGGAACCGTTCTGGTGCTCGCCGCACTCGTTCCGGTTGAAACGGCGGGCGTCACGAAGAGCCCCTTCATCGTCGTTTTCGAACGACTCGGGATTCCGTACGCGACCGACATCCTCAACTTCGTGATCCTCACGGCGGTGCTTTCCGCCGCGAATTCGGGGCTCTACGCCTCGGGCCGCATGATCTGGTCGCTTGCGTACGAGGGGTTGCTTCCGAAGAAACTCGCCGAACAAAACGAGCGGGGCGTTCCCGTGCGGGCGCTCGCCGTAGCGCTTGCGGGCGGGATGCTCGCGCTTCTTTCGGGCGTCTTTGCGGCCGATACGGTTTTGATCGTTTTGACGAGCATCACGGGCTTTTCGGCGCTGATCGTCTGGGGGTCGATTTGCCTCTCGCACTACAACTTCCGCCGCCGTTGGCTGAAGTCGGGGAAGACCTTGGAGATGCTTCGCTACCGGGCGCCCCTTTTCCCGTTCCTCCCGATCCTGGGCGGCCTCATGTGCGCGGGGTCGCTCGTGGGCTTGGCCTTTGACGAGCGGCAGCAGGCGGCGCTCTGGACGGGGATTCCGTTCGTGATCCTCTGCTATGCGATCCATGCGCGGATCGAAAAGCGACGCAAGGCTGCGGCAACGGAGACTGGTTCGCAAACCGCGGGTGCGACGGCGCTCGAAGGTGCGGACGACTGA
- a CDS encoding MarR family winged helix-turn-helix transcriptional regulator, translating to MQSQPDANVRDLRDFVDSLEEEWLAEVPDLHTDGIPVVARLVRMSYYIARRVDENLARFGLNRGEFEVLAVLTRNPGRTITPKILQEKILISSGGLSNRIKKLEEKGWLVRRTDPEDRRGVILEATEAGRELTLKAVTSHVEVERQIVGGISPEHRATLARLLKELILTQGGELNRDGLQ from the coding sequence CGAAGAAGAGTGGCTCGCCGAGGTGCCCGACCTTCATACGGACGGGATCCCGGTCGTTGCGCGTCTCGTGCGGATGAGTTACTACATCGCGCGTCGCGTCGACGAGAATCTCGCGCGCTTCGGCCTGAACCGGGGCGAATTCGAGGTGCTCGCCGTCCTGACGCGCAATCCCGGCCGTACGATCACGCCGAAAATCCTCCAGGAAAAGATTCTCATCTCTTCGGGGGGGCTTTCGAACCGCATCAAAAAGCTCGAGGAAAAGGGCTGGCTCGTGCGCCGCACCGATCCCGAGGACCGACGCGGCGTGATCCTCGAAGCAACCGAGGCGGGGCGGGAACTGACGCTCAAAGCCGTCACGTCGCACGTCGAGGTGGAGCGGCAGATCGTGGGCGGAATCTCTCCCGAACACCGCGCAACGCTCGCGCGGCTTTTGAAGGAGCTGATTCTCACCCAGGGCGGAGAACTCAACCGCGACGGTCTGCAATAA
- a CDS encoding RluA family pseudouridine synthase has product MLIRRLLGERDLEALGPLPDLLPNLWYGAPHPALVRLRDAVRSGNFFPYEAAGLCGRTGAGLFVGPRGVELVVAHEPFREPERDEGSRLPAADRLAGTVEAAAFEFAAKTTELVDARGETFRLFDFAEALFAAKPLKIARGGGAGLNLTRAHWMRALLDAPSAPAPRILNAAHATGAGLLRLYGEWWEGPSPVFDVKHPLMWLAPRTTVKPLVERLLADTPTAADPRLTDPRVLAKRPEIVAETDDWVVIVKPSGLLSVPGTLGLDDAMTLTARMIAQGSAPDTVTLTPVHRLDMDTSGLLVYSKNTEATRALMAAFREGRVEKRYEAILEGVLDPAVPESGEIAFPLTTHPLDRLRQCAAEGGRASVTRYAVLARGRSRTHVALEPVTGRTHQLRLHAAHPLGLGTPILGDPYYGPAGLAAETPETPLCLHARLLSFDDPRTGERLRFEAPAPFEGLLF; this is encoded by the coding sequence ATGCTCATTCGCCGCCTCTTGGGTGAGCGCGACCTCGAAGCGCTCGGTCCGCTCCCCGACCTCCTTCCGAACCTCTGGTACGGTGCGCCGCACCCGGCGCTCGTGCGCCTGAGGGATGCGGTTCGAAGCGGAAATTTTTTCCCGTACGAGGCCGCAGGACTTTGCGGTCGCACGGGGGCGGGCCTTTTCGTCGGGCCCCGAGGGGTGGAGCTGGTCGTCGCGCACGAACCCTTTCGCGAGCCCGAACGGGACGAGGGGTCGCGGCTTCCGGCCGCCGACCGCCTCGCGGGCACGGTCGAAGCGGCGGCCTTCGAATTTGCGGCGAAAACGACCGAGCTCGTCGACGCCCGCGGGGAAACCTTTCGGCTCTTCGACTTCGCCGAAGCGCTTTTTGCCGCGAAGCCCCTCAAAATCGCCCGCGGAGGCGGTGCGGGGCTCAATCTCACGCGCGCGCACTGGATGCGCGCGCTCCTCGATGCGCCTTCGGCCCCCGCACCCCGAATTTTGAACGCCGCCCATGCGACGGGAGCGGGGCTTTTGCGGCTTTACGGCGAATGGTGGGAAGGGCCCTCCCCCGTCTTCGACGTGAAGCACCCCTTGATGTGGCTCGCGCCCCGCACGACCGTGAAGCCCCTCGTCGAAAGGCTTCTTGCCGATACGCCGACCGCGGCCGACCCGCGGCTTACCGACCCGCGGGTGCTCGCAAAGCGCCCCGAGATCGTGGCGGAGACGGACGATTGGGTTGTGATCGTGAAGCCCTCGGGCCTTCTGTCGGTTCCGGGGACCTTGGGGCTTGACGACGCAATGACGCTCACGGCACGCATGATTGCTCAAGGCTCGGCCCCCGACACCGTCACCCTCACCCCCGTTCACCGGCTCGACATGGATACGTCGGGCCTGCTCGTCTATTCGAAGAACACCGAGGCGACGCGCGCGCTGATGGCAGCCTTTCGCGAAGGGCGCGTCGAGAAGCGCTACGAAGCGATTTTGGAAGGCGTGCTCGATCCCGCGGTGCCCGAGTCGGGCGAAATCGCGTTTCCCCTTACCACCCATCCGCTCGACCGCCTGCGCCAGTGTGCGGCGGAAGGCGGGCGCGCGTCCGTCACCCGCTACGCGGTGCTTGCGCGCGGGCGAAGCCGCACGCACGTCGCGCTCGAGCCTGTAACGGGGCGCACGCATCAGCTGCGCCTTCACGCCGCGCACCCCCTGGGGCTCGGCACCCCCATTCTCGGCGACCCCTATTACGGTCCCGCGGGGCTTGCCGCGGAGACGCCCGAGACGCCCCTGTGCCTGCACGCGCGGCTCCTTTCGTTCGACGACCCGCGCACGGGTGAGCGGCTCCGGTTCGAGGCGCCCGCGCCCTTCGAGGGGCTCCTCTTCTGA
- the gpmI gene encoding 2,3-bisphosphoglycerate-independent phosphoglycerate mutase — translation MSRKVLLMILDGWGRGDGSAADVISAVRPPFLTALAERWPHAELRTDGLAVGLPEGQMGNSEVGHLNIGAGRVVFQDLVKINRACRAEADSPEALAANPEVRALFEYVKSTGAALHLMGLFSDGGVHASNEHLERFMKLALEEGVSDRTFVHAFTDGRDTDPKSGLGFLKAVTAKCASGELGGRVASLVGRYYAMDRDKRWERVRVAYDLLTKGEGEASCDLVAALEASYAAGVTDEFVKPVVLADEAGSPVGRIRAKDAVLFLNFRNDRAKELTSVLTQEAVEGMEPMPLYFATMTPYDAKFRGLHVLFPKENVVNTIGEWVASKGLKQLRIAETEKYAHVTFFLNGGREETFEGEDRILVPSPKVATYDLKPEMSAPEVAEKLAAALAAGTYDFVALNFANGDMVGHTGVYPAIEAAVRAVDEAAKTVVEAATAAGYEVVQIADHGNADNAVNPDGSPNTAHSTNPVPIVVVSDRVASVDSGVLADVAPTVLALMGVEPPAEMTGRVLVEFK, via the coding sequence ATGAGCCGCAAGGTCCTTTTGATGATTCTCGACGGTTGGGGACGGGGCGACGGTTCCGCCGCCGACGTGATTTCCGCCGTTCGTCCGCCGTTTCTGACGGCTCTGGCCGAACGTTGGCCGCATGCCGAACTGCGTACCGACGGGCTCGCCGTGGGGCTGCCCGAAGGGCAGATGGGGAATTCCGAAGTCGGACACCTCAATATCGGCGCGGGCCGCGTGGTCTTTCAGGATCTCGTGAAAATCAACCGCGCGTGCCGCGCCGAGGCGGACTCGCCCGAGGCGCTCGCCGCCAACCCCGAAGTGCGCGCGCTCTTTGAATACGTGAAGTCGACGGGAGCGGCCTTGCACCTGATGGGGCTTTTCTCCGACGGGGGCGTGCACGCGTCGAACGAACATCTCGAGCGCTTCATGAAGCTCGCGCTCGAAGAAGGGGTGTCCGATCGCACGTTCGTCCATGCCTTCACCGACGGGCGCGACACCGACCCGAAGAGCGGCCTCGGCTTCCTCAAGGCCGTCACGGCGAAGTGCGCCTCGGGTGAACTCGGCGGCCGCGTGGCGAGCCTCGTCGGTCGCTACTACGCAATGGACCGCGACAAGCGCTGGGAGCGCGTGCGCGTTGCTTACGATCTTCTCACGAAGGGCGAAGGCGAAGCGTCGTGCGACCTCGTCGCCGCACTCGAAGCCTCCTACGCCGCGGGCGTTACCGACGAATTCGTGAAGCCCGTCGTGCTCGCGGACGAGGCGGGTTCGCCCGTCGGTCGGATTCGCGCGAAGGACGCGGTGCTCTTCCTCAACTTCCGCAACGACCGTGCCAAAGAGTTGACGAGCGTTCTCACGCAGGAAGCCGTCGAGGGGATGGAACCGATGCCCCTTTACTTTGCGACGATGACCCCGTACGACGCGAAGTTCCGGGGGTTGCATGTCCTCTTCCCGAAAGAAAACGTCGTCAACACGATCGGCGAATGGGTCGCGTCGAAGGGCCTCAAGCAGTTGCGGATCGCGGAAACCGAAAAGTACGCGCACGTGACGTTCTTCTTGAACGGCGGCCGCGAAGAGACGTTCGAAGGCGAAGACCGCATTCTCGTTCCGAGCCCGAAGGTCGCGACCTACGACTTGAAGCCCGAAATGAGCGCTCCGGAAGTGGCCGAAAAGCTCGCCGCGGCACTTGCCGCGGGGACGTACGACTTCGTGGCGCTCAACTTCGCCAACGGCGACATGGTCGGGCACACGGGCGTCTATCCCGCGATCGAAGCCGCGGTGCGCGCGGTCGACGAAGCGGCGAAGACGGTCGTCGAAGCGGCAACGGCTGCGGGCTACGAGGTCGTACAGATCGCCGACCACGGAAACGCCGACAACGCGGTCAACCCCGACGGCTCCCCCAACACGGCGCACTCGACGAACCCCGTCCCGATCGTGGTCGTCTCCGATCGCGTCGCCTCGGTCGACTCGGGCGTGCTCGCCGACGTCGCGCCCACGGTGCTCGCCCTCATGGGGGTGGAGCCGCCCGCGGAGATGACGGGGCGCGTGCTCGTAGAGTTCAAGTGA
- a CDS encoding heavy metal translocating P-type ATPase: MTKPTESNESAAPAADGGVCPALAHLRFDVTGMSCSACSARVERAVEALPEARDVAVNLLKNTLTVTAPAESADAIVEAVRRAGYDAMPTGGTGGKGNAKSAARSSSGSDASPAAREAQRVKREMTVRLVGSLVFLIPLMTLSMGPMLGIPLPAWLSPPEGVLANAQLQMFLSLGPAYLNRAFFFRGFKALVDRAPNMDSLVAVGSGASYLYGFWALVAMSVALGAGETDRVAHLAHNLYFEGGAMILTLITIGKALEARAKGKTSEAVEKLVNLAPREAIVVRDGREMTVPREEVLAGETVVVKTGMTIPVDGVVLEGTGSVDESAMTGESLPVTKRAGDTVTGATHLVAGYVTVRATGVGEDTALARIIRLVDETTSSKAPVARLADRISGVFVPVVILIALATALVWLALGATFETAFTHAVSVLVISCPCALGLATPTAVMVGTGQGALRGILFKNATALETLQSVTHVVLDKTGTVTEGKPSVTGTKAAIPGLESALLMTAASLEAGSEHPLGAAILAAAREAKLPLQAACDFRQFAGLGISGKIGKKTYFVGNADFAERVVGTLPEALRIEAEDAARSGETPLWTGSSSEALTVDGRAPEGAAASLLGLIRVADTVKHDSAAAVEALKGLGLTVVMLTGDNAVTAKAVARKVGIDEVVAGVLPDGKARTVADLRAAGHKVLMVGDGINDAPALAAADAGAAVGRGTDVALECADVVLMRDSLLDVVAAVELSRSTLKNIRENLFWAFIYNAIGIPVAAGLFAAQGLNLNPMMAAAAMSLSSFCVVTNALRLRRFRPKASETARLAIDNSELTTSSAATGTHTKEKIVMEKIVHIEGMHCGHCTANVEKGLGAVPGVESVKADLEKKLARVEAEDFVTDELLIATVNGLGFKATSVETVK, from the coding sequence ATGACCAAACCGACCGAATCCAACGAATCCGCCGCCCCCGCCGCCGACGGCGGCGTCTGCCCCGCGTTGGCGCATCTGCGCTTCGACGTGACCGGGATGAGCTGCTCGGCGTGCTCGGCCCGCGTCGAGCGTGCCGTCGAGGCACTTCCCGAAGCGCGCGACGTCGCGGTGAACCTTCTGAAAAACACCCTCACCGTAACGGCTCCGGCCGAGAGCGCCGACGCAATCGTCGAGGCCGTGCGCCGTGCGGGGTACGACGCGATGCCGACGGGCGGCACGGGCGGAAAAGGGAACGCCAAGAGTGCCGCTCGATCTTCCTCGGGCTCGGACGCTTCGCCCGCCGCGCGCGAAGCCCAACGCGTCAAGCGCGAAATGACCGTTCGCCTTGTGGGGTCGCTCGTCTTTTTGATTCCCCTCATGACGCTCTCCATGGGGCCGATGCTGGGCATTCCTCTCCCCGCATGGCTTTCGCCCCCCGAAGGGGTGCTGGCGAACGCGCAGCTTCAGATGTTTTTGTCGCTCGGACCCGCGTACCTCAACCGCGCGTTTTTCTTCCGGGGCTTCAAGGCGCTCGTCGATCGCGCGCCCAACATGGATTCACTCGTTGCGGTGGGCTCGGGCGCCTCGTACCTCTACGGCTTCTGGGCGCTCGTTGCGATGAGCGTCGCGCTCGGAGCTGGCGAAACGGACCGCGTCGCGCACCTCGCGCATAACCTCTACTTCGAAGGGGGTGCGATGATTCTCACCCTCATCACGATCGGCAAAGCCCTCGAAGCGCGCGCCAAGGGGAAAACCTCCGAAGCCGTCGAAAAGCTCGTCAACCTCGCTCCCCGCGAAGCGATCGTGGTGCGCGACGGACGCGAAATGACGGTGCCGCGCGAAGAGGTCCTCGCGGGCGAAACCGTTGTCGTCAAAACCGGGATGACGATTCCCGTCGACGGCGTGGTGCTCGAAGGGACGGGGTCGGTGGACGAATCCGCCATGACGGGCGAGAGCCTTCCCGTGACGAAACGTGCGGGCGACACCGTGACGGGTGCGACCCACCTCGTCGCGGGCTACGTCACCGTGCGCGCAACGGGTGTCGGCGAAGACACGGCGCTTGCGCGCATCATCCGGCTTGTGGACGAAACGACCTCGTCGAAAGCCCCTGTTGCGAGGCTTGCGGACCGGATTTCGGGCGTGTTCGTCCCCGTCGTGATCCTCATTGCCCTCGCAACCGCTCTCGTGTGGCTGGCGCTCGGGGCGACCTTTGAGACCGCCTTCACGCATGCCGTCTCGGTGCTTGTCATCTCCTGCCCCTGCGCGTTGGGGCTCGCCACCCCCACGGCCGTCATGGTCGGGACGGGTCAGGGGGCGCTGCGCGGGATTCTTTTCAAAAACGCGACGGCTCTGGAAACGCTTCAGTCGGTCACGCACGTCGTTCTCGACAAGACGGGGACCGTCACCGAAGGGAAGCCCTCCGTCACGGGGACGAAGGCCGCGATCCCGGGGCTTGAGTCGGCTCTTTTGATGACGGCGGCGTCGCTCGAAGCGGGGTCCGAGCACCCGCTCGGGGCCGCGATTCTTGCGGCCGCGCGCGAAGCAAAGCTCCCCTTGCAGGCCGCCTGCGACTTCCGCCAGTTTGCGGGGCTCGGCATCTCGGGGAAAATCGGGAAGAAAACCTATTTCGTCGGGAACGCGGACTTTGCGGAGCGCGTCGTAGGGACGCTGCCCGAAGCGCTGCGCATAGAAGCCGAAGACGCCGCCCGTTCGGGTGAAACGCCTCTTTGGACGGGGTCTTCGTCGGAGGCTTTGACGGTGGACGGCCGCGCTCCGGAAGGCGCCGCAGCAAGTCTTCTCGGTCTCATTCGCGTGGCCGACACCGTGAAGCACGATTCGGCCGCGGCGGTCGAGGCCCTTAAAGGCCTCGGGCTCACGGTCGTGATGCTCACGGGCGACAACGCCGTGACGGCGAAGGCCGTGGCGCGCAAGGTGGGCATTGACGAAGTCGTCGCGGGCGTTCTTCCCGACGGCAAAGCCCGCACGGTCGCGGACCTGCGCGCGGCCGGGCACAAGGTGCTCATGGTCGGGGACGGCATCAACGACGCTCCGGCACTTGCCGCCGCCGATGCGGGCGCTGCGGTCGGGCGCGGGACGGACGTGGCGCTCGAATGCGCCGACGTCGTTTTGATGCGCGATTCGCTCCTTGACGTCGTCGCCGCCGTGGAACTTTCGCGCTCGACCCTCAAAAACATCCGCGAAAACCTCTTCTGGGCCTTCATCTACAATGCGATCGGCATTCCGGTGGCGGCGGGCCTTTTTGCGGCGCAGGGCTTGAACCTCAACCCGATGATGGCGGCTGCCGCCATGAGCCTTTCGTCCTTCTGCGTCGTGACGAATGCACTGCGCCTGCGGCGCTTCCGCCCGAAGGCGTCCGAGACGGCGCGCCTTGCGATCGACAACTCCGAACTCACCACCTCGTCGGCTGCGACCGGCACTCACACCAAGGAAAAAATCGTCATGGAAAAAATCGTTCACATCGAAGGCATGCACTGCGGCCACTGCACCGCGAACGTCGAAAAGGGTCTCGGGGCGGTCCCCGGGGTCGAGTCCGTCAAGGCGGACCTCGAAAAGAAGCTCGCCCGCGTCGAAGCCGAAGACTTCGTCACGGACGAACTCCTCATCGCGACCGTGAACGGTCTCGGCTTCAAGGCGACGTCGGTGGAAACCGTAAAGTAA
- a CDS encoding type I phosphoribosyltransferase (Catalyzes a salvage reaction resulting in the formation of AMP, that is energically less costly than de novo synthesis) has protein sequence MKYFDFEICGLKRKLPYVRVADNLALASFVCLSDTELVQTVAPELVKRLPEVDVLMTAEAKGICLTYEMSRLMGMKEFVVARKSKKPYMQNAICFSARSVTTQKEQTLWLDGVEAEKIRGKRVALIDDVIATGESLAAIENLAVAAGANVVARAAILAELEAVDRKDIIYLKEHYVFRPNEDGTFTPIKSLKEVE, from the coding sequence GTGAAATACTTTGACTTCGAAATCTGCGGTCTCAAGCGCAAACTTCCCTACGTGCGCGTGGCCGACAACCTCGCGCTCGCGAGCTTCGTGTGCCTTTCCGACACGGAACTCGTTCAGACGGTCGCTCCCGAACTCGTGAAGCGCCTCCCGGAAGTGGACGTCCTCATGACCGCCGAAGCGAAGGGGATCTGCCTCACGTACGAAATGAGCCGCCTCATGGGGATGAAGGAATTCGTCGTGGCGCGTAAGAGCAAGAAGCCCTACATGCAAAACGCCATCTGCTTCTCGGCGCGGTCCGTCACGACCCAGAAGGAGCAGACCCTGTGGCTCGACGGCGTTGAGGCCGAGAAGATTCGCGGGAAGCGCGTCGCTCTGATCGACGACGTGATCGCCACGGGCGAGTCGCTTGCCGCCATCGAAAACCTCGCCGTCGCGGCGGGTGCGAACGTCGTCGCGCGCGCGGCGATTCTCGCCGAACTCGAAGCGGTCGACCGCAAGGACATCATCTACCTCAAGGAACACTACGTCTTCCGTCCGAACGAAGACGGCACGTTCACGCCGATCAAGAGCCTCAAAGAGGTGGAATGA